Genomic segment of Parageobacillus genomosp. 1:
CGTCAAGGACGCGGTAGTTTGGATCTTGTTTTGCCATTCCCCAAAGCAGCGCATTGTCCGTCGTGAGGGCATCACCTTGTCCAGCTTTTAAGGCCGTGAATGCTTCGGCGTAGTTTTCAAATTCTAATACATTGACTTCTGGTGCTACTTTGCGAATGTTTTGCGCGGAAGTTGAGCCTTTGGCGGTTAATACGGTCATGCCTTTTTTCAAATCTTTTACGCTGTTAATCTTGCTATCTTTTTTGACGAGCAGCGATTGGCCGGCCATAAAATAGACATCGGAGAAATCCACTTCTTTTTTCCGCTCTTCCGTGATGGTCATCGTCGCGATAATCGCGTCGATTTCGCCATTATTCAGCATTGGGATGCGTGTTTTGGATGTGACTTCTTTTAATTCGATTTTGTTTTCGTCACCGAGAATTTTTTTCGCCAATCCTTTGGCGATATCGATATCAAATCCTTCTACTTTTCCGGTTTCCGGATTTTTGAGTCCAAACAGGTTTAAGTCATATTTGACGCCGACAATCAGTTTGCCGCGTTTTTTAATTTTTTCTAACGTGTTCGTCCCAGCCGACGTTTCTGTCGATTTTGCCCCGTCCTCTTTGTTAGTCGTGGACGATTCGCTGCTGCATCCAGCCAAAGCAGTAATGCTCAATAAAGCGATAAGTGCAAGCGTGATCCATATTTTCCAAACTGTTTTTCTTTTCATGAAAAAACCTCCTTTGTTTTGATTCGAAATATTTTTTTGCTTATTAATGGTTGAGAATGCGGCTCAAAAATACTTTTGCTCGTTCTTCTTTTGGATTGGAGAAAAACTCTTCCGGCGGCGCTTCTTCTAAAATGCGGCCTTGATCCATAAAGACGATACGATCAGCTACTTCACGGGCAAATCCCATTTCGTGTGTCACAACAACCATGGTCATGCCTTCTTTTGCTAATTGTTTCATGACGTCGAGCACTTCGCCGATCGTTTCCGGGTCAAGCGCTGACGTTGGCTCGTCAAAGAGCATAATTTTCGGCTTCATCGCCAAGCCTCTGGCGATCGCTACACGCTGCTGCTGGCCACCGGACAGTTCGGAAGGGTAGGCGTTTGCTTTATCAGGAATGCCGACTTTTTCCAAATAATACATCGCTGTTTCTTTCGCTTCTTTTTCTGGAATGCGTAGCACTTTCATCGGCGCTAGCGTAATGTTTTGCAATACCGTCATGTGCGGATACAAGTTAAAATGCTGAAACACCATGCCGATGTTGCGCCGCAGTTGGTTAATGTCGATGTGTTTGTCATTGACTTTGACATTATCCACGATTAATTCGCCGCTTGAAATCGTTTCCAAGCGATTGATGCAGCGAACTAACGTGCTTTTTCCCGACCCCGATGGCCCGATAATGACGACAACTTCCCCTTGATGAATCGTTAAATTAATGTCTTTTAGCACATGGAAATCGCCGTAATATTTGTTTACTTGGTGAAAATAAATCAATAGACCCCCCTCCTTTTTCATAAATTATTTTTGTTTTCAGAATTCATCGTAAACACAAACTACAGCAATCTACCGAAAACGACGATAATCTTCTGAAAAGAGCGATGTGGGATGTAATAGGTATCGAAATATTGTATAAAATTTACTAACGCCTAAACATTAAAAATATTATAATGATGGTGTGTATGAGTGGATTTGGACATATTTTCGAAAAGGGGAGAAAATGATGAAATACCGGAAGCTTGGACGAACAGGGCTGAAAGTAAGCGAGATTAGTTTAGGCAGTTGGCTTACATACGGCAATTCGATGGAAAAAGAAGCGGCGATTCGTGTCATTGATAAAGCTTATGAGTTGGGAATCAACTCGTTTGACACGGCTAACGTGTACGCCCGCGGGGAAGCAGAAAAAATCGTCGGTGAAGCATTGCGCAAATATCCGCGCGAATCATACGTATTGGCAACGAAAGTGTTTTGGCCGATGGGAGACGGTCCAAACGACCGCGGCTTGTCGCGCAAACATGTGTTTGAACAGCTCCACGCCAGCTTAAAACGTCTGCAATTAGATTACGTCGATATTTATTATTGCCACCGCTATGATAAGGAAACACCGGTAGAGGAAACACTGCGCACCATTGATGATCTTGTGCGTCAAGGCAAAGTACTATATGTCGGCGTCAGCGAATGGACGGCCCAGCAAATTCAAGAAGCTCTAGGCACGGCCGATAAATATTTATTGGACCGCATCGTCGTCAATCAGCCGCAATATAACATGTTTCACCGTTACATTGAGAAAGAAATTATTCCAGTTTGCGAACAAAACGGCATTAGCCAAATCGTCTTCTCGCCGTTGGCGCAGGGCGTACTGACCGGAAAATATAAACGCGGGCAAAAAGCACCAGAAGGAAGCCGGGCAAGCGACCCGAAATCCAATATGTTTATGAATGACTTATTAAAAGAGGAAGTTCTCGTCAAAGTAGAGCAATTGGAAAAAGTAGCCGCCGAACTCGGCATTACCCTTTCTCAGTTAGCGCTCGCCTGGGTATTGCGCCAGCCGAACGTCGCAAGCGCCCTCATCGGCGCCAGCCGGCCAGAACAAGTCGAAGAAAACGTCAAAGCCGTGGACGTCCACTTAACGGAAGATGTGCTTGAGAAAATTGAGCAAATTTTGGCATAAACATAGAAAGAGGCAAGCAGGGAGGCTTGCTTCTTTTTTATGACGACAAGAAGAGATAGACAAGGAGAGATAAAGGATTTCTCTTGCCTGCGGCGAAAAATACGAAAATAGACAAACGGGGAAGGAGGGATTTGTATGAGCGGCTATGTAGATGAACGTGGAGAAATAGTATTACGTGCCAGCCAGACATTAAACGAGGCGCTGCAACTGTTTGCCCGCTTGGAGATAAGCGAAATTCCGGTCATCGATGAGCGGCAACAACCTATAGGTCGATTAACAGGCAGGATGTTGCTGAAAGCGGTGGCGGACGAACGGGACGGCCGTACGACTTTAGAATCGTTATTGAAGGAGCAGAAAACGGCCGAACATGTGGTGAGAGAGCCGGCGGATGTTCGGTCGACAAGCCATGCATCCGTCTCAGAGCTGGCTGCCTTGGTCGAGCGGCTCGAACGGGAGCTGCAAGAGACGCAAAGCATGGTGGAAACGATGAAAATGGTTCTTGACTCGGCCTATGAAGGTATTGTCGTCGTGGACGCGCATGGCATTATCAAAGAAATGAATAAAGCCTATTGCCAGTTTCTTGGCATTCGCCACGAAGACGCCGTTGGGAAGCATGTCACCGAAGTTATCGAAAATACGAGGCTACATATTTGTTTGGAATCCGGCATACCGGAACGAGGGTTTATCCAAAAAATTTACGGGCAGCCGATGGTTGTCCACCGCATTCCGATCTGGCGCGACGGAAAAGTGATCGGGGCGATTGGAGTCCTCATTTTTCAAGGTGTTTCCGAAGTTTACCAAATTTTTAAGCGTCTGCAAGATTTATCGCGTGAGGCGAGCCGAAAGGAAGAGAAGGAAAAACACGCTGTTCCTACGGAAAAACAAATTTTCGGCTTAGACAGCATCATCGGGCGCAGCCCAGTGATCGCGGAAATCAAACAAATGGTGAGAAGAGCAGCGCGTGTGCCATCCACGGTGCTAATTACCGGGGAAAGCGGAACGGGAAAAGAAGTGCTGGCGAAAGCGATTCACCAATCGAGTCCGTATGCTGACGGCAATTTTGTCAGCGTCAATTGTGCAGCAATCCCTGAATCGCTTCTCGAGGCAGAATTGTTTGGGTATGAAGAAGGGGCGTTTACCGGAGCGAAAAAAGGCGGAAAGCCAGGAAAGTTTCAACTCGCCCATAAAGGGACGTTATTTTTGGATGAAATAGGCGATATGCCGCTATATATGCAAGCGAAAATATTGCGGGTGCTGGAAGAGAAAAAAGTGGAGCGAGTCGGCGGCGTGGCGGAAATGGAGCTCGATGTGCGCATCATTGCCGCTACGAATAAAAATTTAGAGGAAATGGTGCGAAAAGGGCAGTTTCGCGAAGACCTTTTCTACCGCCTCAATATTATTCGCATCCATATTCCTGCCCTGCGGGAGCGAAAAATGGACATCCCTTATTTGCTTGCCTACCATATGGAAAGGATTTGTGAGCAGTTCGGCTTAAGACAAAAGGAATTTACAAAAGAGGCGATGCAAGTGCTCATGGAATATTCATGGCCAGGAAATATTCGTGAGCTTGTCAATGTCGTCGAATGGCTTGTCGGCATGGTCGATGGCCAAAAAATCCAAAAGGAGCATTTGCCTGCCCATATTCTTTCCCCACAGCGATTGGCAAAACATGACGATAATGAGGAAGAAAAGAGAAAGATTGTGGTACAGACGGATACAAGCTGGCGGGAAATAGTGGACGATTATGAGCGGGAAAGAATTAAACAAGCGTTGATTGAGGAAAGGGGAAATAAAGCAGCGGCAGCACGAAAACTTGGCATGCATCGGTCCACTCTTTATGAAAAACTAAAAAAATATAATCTATAAACATGTTGGGATAGTGTACAAATATGTCGGGGATATGTCGGAAAATTGTCGGCGTATCATTGCGGCGATAAAAAAACAGAATATTTAAACTAGTACAAAAACAATAAACTTCCGGCTTGGCATGCCATTTGCATGATTATGATATTGAAAACGTTGCCAATGAGGGGGAGAAACGATGTCACAAGTGTATCAACTTCTTATGCCGAGCCGGATTTTGTATGGACGCGGCGCTTTTAACGAAGTAGGGAGTCAGGCGCGTCTGCTTGGGAACAAAGTGCTTATTATCAGCGATCCGGTTATGGAACAGCTTGGCAATGTCGCGCTTTGTGAAGAGCATTTACGGAAAGAAGCGCTTCCATTTGCCAAGTATACTGGGGTAGATACGGAGCCGACCGATATTCATGTAAAAGAAGCGCTTGAAATTTGCCGTACAGAGCAGTGTGACGTCATCGTTGCGATCGGGGGAGGGAGCAGCATTGATACAGCGAAAGCGGTGGCGGTCATGATGACGAATGAAGGAACGATCAGCGACTATGTTGGCGATGTCAAGCTGTTTGCCAATAAACCGCTTCCGCTTATCGCCGTTCCGACGACCGCAGGAACCGGTTCTGAGGTCACGAGAGTCACGGTCATTATTGATACGAAAACGAGCGTCAAAATGATGATTTCCCAGCCGGAATTATTGCCTGCCGTGGCGATTGTCGATCCGCTTCTTACCGTATCATGTCCGCCATCGGTTACCGCGGCAACAGGGGTAGATGCGCTATGTCACGCGATCGAAGCCTACATTTCGCGGCGCGCCCATCCAGTGACCGACGTATTGGCTCTATCAGCGATTGAAGCGATCATGGGGAATTTGCGCCAAGCGTATGAAAACGGCAGTGATATCGATGCGCGCGAGAAGATGGCAATTGGCGCGATGATGGCAGGAGCTGCGTTTTCGAACGCATCGGTGACGCTTGTCCATGGGATGTCACGGCCGATCGGAGCACTCTTTCATGTCCCGCATGGGGTATCGAACGCGATGCTGCTTCCGGGGGTGCTGGAATTTACAAAAGAGAGCGCGATAGAAAGACTTGCAGTGATCGCCCGTCTGATCAAGCCGGAATTAAAGAACGCCTCTGATGAAGAAGCAGCGGACGCGCTTATTTTCGAAGTGAAACAGCTTTGCCGCGATCTACACATTCCAAATATGAAAACATGGGGAATTGAAAAAGAGCAGTTTGATAAGGTCGTTGATAAAATGGCAGCCGATGCGCTAGCGAGCGGCAGTCCGGGAAATAATCCGCGCGTGCCGACTCACGAAGAAATTGTCCAGCTTTATCATGTCTGCTATGACTATCAATTTG
This window contains:
- a CDS encoding transporter substrate-binding domain-containing protein, coding for MKRKTVWKIWITLALIALLSITALAGCSSESSTTNKEDGAKSTETSAGTNTLEKIKKRGKLIVGVKYDLNLFGLKNPETGKVEGFDIDIAKGLAKKILGDENKIELKEVTSKTRIPMLNNGEIDAIIATMTITEERKKEVDFSDVYFMAGQSLLVKKDSKINSVKDLKKGMTVLTAKGSTSAQNIRKVAPEVNVLEFENYAEAFTALKAGQGDALTTDNALLWGMAKQDPNYRVLDETFSKEPYGIAVRKGDKELLQVINEYLKEIKENGEYDKIYEKWIGKKPQQ
- a CDS encoding amino acid ABC transporter ATP-binding protein, giving the protein MIYFHQVNKYYGDFHVLKDINLTIHQGEVVVIIGPSGSGKSTLVRCINRLETISSGELIVDNVKVNDKHIDINQLRRNIGMVFQHFNLYPHMTVLQNITLAPMKVLRIPEKEAKETAMYYLEKVGIPDKANAYPSELSGGQQQRVAIARGLAMKPKIMLFDEPTSALDPETIGEVLDVMKQLAKEGMTMVVVTHEMGFAREVADRIVFMDQGRILEEAPPEEFFSNPKEERAKVFLSRILNH
- a CDS encoding aldo/keto reductase family protein, translating into MKYRKLGRTGLKVSEISLGSWLTYGNSMEKEAAIRVIDKAYELGINSFDTANVYARGEAEKIVGEALRKYPRESYVLATKVFWPMGDGPNDRGLSRKHVFEQLHASLKRLQLDYVDIYYCHRYDKETPVEETLRTIDDLVRQGKVLYVGVSEWTAQQIQEALGTADKYLLDRIVVNQPQYNMFHRYIEKEIIPVCEQNGISQIVFSPLAQGVLTGKYKRGQKAPEGSRASDPKSNMFMNDLLKEEVLVKVEQLEKVAAELGITLSQLALAWVLRQPNVASALIGASRPEQVEENVKAVDVHLTEDVLEKIEQILA
- a CDS encoding sigma-54-dependent Fis family transcriptional regulator, translated to MSGYVDERGEIVLRASQTLNEALQLFARLEISEIPVIDERQQPIGRLTGRMLLKAVADERDGRTTLESLLKEQKTAEHVVREPADVRSTSHASVSELAALVERLERELQETQSMVETMKMVLDSAYEGIVVVDAHGIIKEMNKAYCQFLGIRHEDAVGKHVTEVIENTRLHICLESGIPERGFIQKIYGQPMVVHRIPIWRDGKVIGAIGVLIFQGVSEVYQIFKRLQDLSREASRKEEKEKHAVPTEKQIFGLDSIIGRSPVIAEIKQMVRRAARVPSTVLITGESGTGKEVLAKAIHQSSPYADGNFVSVNCAAIPESLLEAELFGYEEGAFTGAKKGGKPGKFQLAHKGTLFLDEIGDMPLYMQAKILRVLEEKKVERVGGVAEMELDVRIIAATNKNLEEMVRKGQFREDLFYRLNIIRIHIPALRERKMDIPYLLAYHMERICEQFGLRQKEFTKEAMQVLMEYSWPGNIRELVNVVEWLVGMVDGQKIQKEHLPAHILSPQRLAKHDDNEEEKRKIVVQTDTSWREIVDDYERERIKQALIEERGNKAAAARKLGMHRSTLYEKLKKYNL
- a CDS encoding iron-containing alcohol dehydrogenase, giving the protein MYQLLMPSRILYGRGAFNEVGSQARLLGNKVLIISDPVMEQLGNVALCEEHLRKEALPFAKYTGVDTEPTDIHVKEALEICRTEQCDVIVAIGGGSSIDTAKAVAVMMTNEGTISDYVGDVKLFANKPLPLIAVPTTAGTGSEVTRVTVIIDTKTSVKMMISQPELLPAVAIVDPLLTVSCPPSVTAATGVDALCHAIEAYISRRAHPVTDVLALSAIEAIMGNLRQAYENGSDIDAREKMAIGAMMAGAAFSNASVTLVHGMSRPIGALFHVPHGVSNAMLLPGVLEFTKESAIERLAVIARLIKPELKNASDEEAADALIFEVKQLCRDLHIPNMKTWGIEKEQFDKVVDKMAADALASGSPGNNPRVPTHEEIVQLYHVCYDYQFDHKVMRH